In Streptantibioticus cattleyicolor NRRL 8057 = DSM 46488, a genomic segment contains:
- a CDS encoding response regulator, giving the protein MIRVLIADDDALVRLGLADLLDGDAGIEVVAQACDGLHAVEQATAHRVDVALVDVRMPRMDGITATARLRALPRPPKVITLTTFDLDEYVYNALAAGADGFLLKDTDPAEILRAVHLVAVGSAMLHPSAARRLIDRYHQAGGARTTAARTRLDRLTPRERDVLALLAEGETNAEIAARLGMRESTVKAHVSRILTALEVTNRVQAALLARDAGLTP; this is encoded by the coding sequence ATGATCCGCGTCCTGATCGCCGACGACGACGCCCTGGTCCGGCTGGGGCTGGCCGACCTCCTCGACGGCGACGCCGGCATCGAGGTCGTCGCCCAGGCCTGCGACGGCCTGCACGCCGTCGAGCAGGCCACCGCCCACCGCGTCGACGTCGCCCTGGTGGACGTCCGCATGCCGCGCATGGACGGCATCACCGCCACCGCCCGGCTGCGCGCCCTGCCCCGTCCACCGAAGGTGATCACCCTCACCACCTTCGACCTCGACGAGTACGTCTACAACGCGCTGGCCGCCGGCGCCGACGGCTTCCTGCTGAAGGACACCGACCCCGCCGAGATCCTGCGCGCCGTCCACCTCGTCGCCGTCGGCTCCGCGATGCTCCACCCCAGCGCCGCCCGCCGCCTCATCGACCGCTACCACCAGGCCGGCGGGGCCCGGACGACCGCCGCCCGGACCCGGCTCGACCGGCTCACCCCACGCGAACGCGACGTGCTGGCCCTCCTCGCCGAGGGGGAGACCAACGCGGAGATCGCCGCCCGGCTGGGCATGCGGGAAAGCACCGTCAAGGCCCACGTCAGCCGCATCCTCACCGCCCTGGAGGTCACCAACCGCGTCCAGGCCGCCCTCCTGGCCCGCGACGCCGGGCTCACGCCGTGA
- a CDS encoding sensor histidine kinase, with protein sequence MSWREKTRWAAVGRCCLVALLTANSVQNGASVSGGHYLTAGSAVTVLCGAALLTRRLPWAVAPAMTTATVGVWGWPPLPLLLVALFDLAANRRARVALGCAAVALGANLVSRPPTSLWMPQQYGASLFLLLAVVGGLWLGSRHRLVEALAGQVEHLRIERELGEQAARAAERSRIAAEMHDVLAHRLSLIALHTGVLAARGGTLPEPVGERLALLRTASTEALADLRDVLGALRDTDTTPASAVPAPVLRDVDELVEQARDAGQRVHAEVDGRPEQAPAAHRLAVYRIVQEALTNARKHAAGAPVDVRVCYRPPATTVEVANAAGAPAPGAVTSGFGLVGLGERVTALGGRLDAGPAGAGTWRLTARIPHPPEQNGTRT encoded by the coding sequence GTGAGCTGGCGAGAGAAGACCCGGTGGGCCGCGGTCGGCCGGTGCTGCCTGGTGGCGCTGCTGACCGCCAACTCCGTGCAGAACGGTGCCTCGGTCTCCGGCGGCCACTACCTGACCGCGGGCAGCGCCGTGACCGTGCTGTGCGGGGCGGCCCTGCTGACCCGCCGGCTGCCGTGGGCCGTCGCGCCGGCCATGACCACCGCGACCGTCGGCGTGTGGGGGTGGCCGCCGCTGCCGCTGCTGCTCGTCGCGCTCTTCGACCTCGCCGCGAACCGGCGCGCCCGGGTGGCGCTCGGCTGCGCGGCGGTCGCGCTCGGCGCCAACCTGGTCTCCCGGCCGCCCACTTCGCTGTGGATGCCGCAGCAGTACGGCGCCTCCCTGTTCCTGCTGCTGGCCGTGGTGGGCGGGCTGTGGCTGGGGAGCCGCCACCGGCTGGTCGAGGCGCTGGCCGGCCAGGTCGAGCACCTGCGCATCGAACGGGAACTGGGCGAGCAGGCCGCCCGCGCCGCCGAACGCTCCCGGATCGCCGCCGAGATGCACGACGTCCTGGCCCACCGGCTCAGCCTGATCGCCCTGCACACCGGCGTCCTCGCCGCCCGCGGCGGCACGCTGCCCGAACCGGTCGGCGAACGCCTCGCCCTGCTGCGCACCGCCTCCACCGAGGCCCTGGCCGACCTGCGGGACGTGCTCGGCGCCCTCCGCGACACCGACACCACCCCCGCCTCCGCCGTCCCCGCCCCCGTACTGCGGGACGTGGACGAACTGGTCGAGCAGGCCCGCGACGCCGGACAACGCGTCCACGCCGAGGTGGACGGCCGGCCCGAACAGGCGCCCGCCGCCCACCGGTTGGCCGTCTACCGCATCGTCCAGGAGGCGCTGACCAACGCCCGTAAGCACGCTGCCGGGGCGCCGGTGGACGTCCGGGTGTGCTACCGCCCGCCGGCCACCACCGTGGAGGTCGCCAACGCCGCGGGCGCCCCGGCTCCGGGCGCGGTCACCTCCGGGTTCGGGCTGGTCGGCCTGGGGGAGCGGGTCACCGCCCTGGGCGGCCGGCTCGACGCCGGACCCGCCGGCGCCGGCACCTGGCGGCTGACCGCCCGCATCCCCCACCCGCCCGAACAGAACGGCACCCGCACATGA
- a CDS encoding class I SAM-dependent methyltransferase has product MDDWITSHDRVRAQRHAEGWMFLLEAARDMRTTGAVAPSGTALARALTAPVDASARWPLTVLEAGAGTGAVTRVLIPRLPPGSRLDVVEANPRFADRLRHRFRTDPRPAAAHRVDVVEGLIEHLETGRRYDVIVSGLPLTNFGPRRVEAIMDRYLELLRPGGTLTYFGYLGTRRARVLFSSRAEARRHRDVEEVLAGYRRRYATGCRTVWANLPPARVWRLERPGVPGPVRVVDGAVARAGR; this is encoded by the coding sequence ATGGACGACTGGATCACCTCGCACGACCGTGTCCGCGCTCAGCGCCATGCCGAGGGCTGGATGTTCCTGCTGGAGGCCGCCCGTGACATGCGCACCACCGGCGCCGTCGCCCCCAGCGGGACGGCGCTGGCCCGCGCGCTGACCGCGCCGGTGGACGCCTCGGCGCGGTGGCCCCTGACCGTCCTGGAGGCGGGGGCCGGCACCGGTGCGGTGACCCGCGTGCTGATCCCCCGGTTGCCGCCGGGCAGCCGCCTGGACGTCGTGGAGGCCAACCCGCGCTTCGCCGACCGGCTGCGCCACCGTTTCCGTACCGACCCGCGTCCGGCGGCGGCGCACCGGGTCGATGTCGTGGAAGGGCTGATCGAGCACCTGGAAACCGGCCGCCGCTACGACGTGATCGTCTCCGGACTCCCGCTGACCAACTTCGGCCCCCGCCGAGTGGAAGCGATCATGGATCGGTACCTGGAGTTGCTCCGCCCCGGCGGCACGCTGACGTACTTCGGCTATCTCGGCACCCGTCGGGCGCGCGTGCTGTTCTCCTCGCGCGCCGAGGCACGCCGTCACCGGGACGTCGAGGAGGTGCTGGCCGGCTACCGGCGCCGGTACGCCACCGGCTGCCGGACGGTGTGGGCCAACCTGCCGCCGGCCAGGGTGTGGCGGCTGGAGCGCCCCGGGGTCCCGGGCCCGGTCCGGGTGGTGGACGGCGCGGTGGCGCGGGCCGGGCGGTGA
- a CDS encoding DedA family protein → MCLPGVIAVAAGAVVAGDFAAHRTGRLLGARPLSGRLGDRVRAGVWRRADALMARRGGQAVLVGRFVPVLRTLVPPWPGPPGCPTAASPPTAFSPPRRGPPPRSAPVTRQRPSRAVSSPSGFQCSSAS, encoded by the coding sequence GTGTGTCTCCCGGGGGTGATCGCGGTGGCGGCCGGTGCGGTGGTGGCGGGTGATTTCGCCGCGCATCGCACCGGGCGGCTGCTCGGTGCCCGGCCGCTCTCCGGCCGCCTCGGCGACCGCGTGCGGGCCGGTGTGTGGCGGCGTGCCGACGCGCTGATGGCCCGCCGAGGCGGACAGGCCGTCCTCGTCGGGCGTTTCGTGCCCGTCCTGCGTACCCTCGTCCCCCCCTGGCCGGGGCCACCGGGTTGCCCTACCGCCGCATCGCCCCCTACAGCGTTCTCGCCGCCCCGGCGTGGGCCACCGCCGAGGTCGGCGCCGGTTACGCGGCAACGGCCTTCTCGCGCCGTGTCCTCACCGTCGGGGTTCCAGTGCTCGTCTGCGTCGTGA
- a CDS encoding RICIN domain-containing protein yields MSAQRETDGNDRNSGVRRAVALPAANTEAFSGLTPGRDAGGRPEAGQAGAPVSAADAPVPAAGAPVPAAKTTSSVPAVAPASGGGNGGGGAPAVWAAEQPATGDDGEAGEASPGRPKRVVMAAAVGGVALLAIPFLLVGTGSSKEKTHPTADVGNAALGGSAQQPQALVSVSPLPSTSSSGSPSPSASASSGAPSSPAADSPSTAPSTAKPPATEKRDDQSADQQRSAPFPVVFAGAGHVLLKNAGTGLCADIPGFGSGSVNGPVNQYYCQPGDGDNQMWALQVVDAGHGPGGEKLFTIRNTKDSLCMDLPNYGANPAGTAVSEYPCAPTTGDNQLWYLASGDGGSYQIRNLAAHGLCLSVRGGAGAGHDARLIIDPCDSSADDWTWPSG; encoded by the coding sequence TTGTCCGCGCAGCGAGAAACCGACGGGAACGACAGGAATTCGGGGGTCCGGCGGGCGGTTGCGCTGCCGGCGGCGAACACCGAGGCGTTCTCCGGCCTCACTCCGGGGCGGGACGCCGGTGGCCGTCCGGAGGCCGGGCAGGCCGGTGCCCCGGTGTCGGCTGCCGACGCCCCGGTTCCGGCCGCCGGGGCCCCCGTTCCGGCGGCGAAGACCACCTCCTCCGTTCCGGCCGTCGCTCCGGCGAGCGGCGGGGGGAACGGGGGCGGCGGCGCGCCGGCGGTGTGGGCGGCCGAGCAGCCGGCCACGGGTGACGACGGTGAGGCGGGCGAGGCGTCGCCGGGGCGGCCGAAGCGGGTGGTGATGGCCGCCGCGGTGGGCGGGGTGGCGCTGCTCGCCATACCGTTCCTGCTGGTGGGCACCGGCTCGTCCAAGGAGAAGACGCACCCGACGGCCGATGTGGGCAACGCGGCGCTCGGCGGCAGCGCCCAGCAGCCGCAGGCGCTGGTGTCGGTGAGCCCCCTCCCCTCGACGTCGTCGTCGGGCTCCCCCTCGCCGTCGGCGTCGGCGTCCTCCGGCGCCCCGTCGTCCCCGGCCGCCGACAGCCCGTCCACCGCGCCGAGCACGGCGAAGCCGCCCGCGACGGAGAAGCGGGACGACCAGTCGGCGGACCAGCAGCGGTCCGCCCCGTTCCCCGTGGTCTTCGCGGGCGCGGGGCACGTGCTGCTGAAGAACGCCGGCACCGGACTCTGCGCCGATATCCCCGGGTTCGGCTCCGGTTCGGTCAACGGGCCGGTCAACCAGTACTACTGCCAGCCCGGCGACGGCGACAACCAGATGTGGGCCCTCCAGGTGGTCGACGCCGGCCACGGCCCTGGCGGCGAGAAGCTGTTCACCATCCGCAACACCAAGGACAGCCTGTGCATGGACCTGCCGAACTACGGTGCCAACCCGGCCGGCACCGCGGTGTCGGAGTATCCGTGCGCCCCGACCACCGGTGACAACCAGCTGTGGTACCTGGCCTCCGGGGACGGCGGCTCCTACCAGATCCGCAACCTCGCCGCGCACGGGCTCTGCCTGTCCGTCCGTGGCGGCGCCGGAGCCGGCCACGACGCACGGCTGATCATCGACCCCTGCGACTCGTCCGCCGACGACTGGACCTGGCCGTCCGGCTGA
- a CDS encoding SMI1/KNR4 family protein: MERVFVFRTERRWDGADAWEPGPWLRVGIERDERPPLDRLGWRTYDGAEAAVGFRAAMEGFYGHYRAADGAPAEYRGELERCEAVQEAAVHRFRTQESQGADWQAAGDWWLLLEDGDAHVERLDWHDRAGASGSITLRATFTEPDGTREVTALVCTVRAHHEYEAVGEIADNLLNDTHAKWLGDWRTGAWLKFRLVRPTFVQYYVLASANDCPDRDPTAWTLYGSNDGRRWTALDSRTGEVFTGRHQPRGFAVTGTAGVGYRHYCLEITANAGAEHVQLSQVRLFDTGPVAAYTGFFGYRRRAGQSPSGFRGTPPASAPEGAGLRTVEEWRAYLSDYSADIIRVTQGRELWNVSDEQRAAGWLGYEGASEERLAALEERLGTRLPPSYRAFLGASDGWLRLSSFMWEMRTTDTVAWLTETDAALADFYDEDDEEGAVLGRSLLISQEGDAQYWLLDPGDVSDDGEWAAYIWASWYPGLGERHASFAELVRAERAVFERLEGHRGHGVHPEGAEDLVAQGREQALRGEAEQALASFERAAVKGSGVGMYLKTILGAFLDLGSAHHEIRNNVFGRDHVIAAIGEDQVRAEALPLYLRRTVEEHGPLVGLPRLEILGRLVPELGFSAGESNDDWIDRAAAHVPPRLPEPPAFQQALDLARSLAARGDDEEAWAVVEAALPHWHSDDPHRIAPVILLTDPVLRGVVTPHRAQLMVRIPRGKALGGDTRC, translated from the coding sequence GTGGAGCGGGTCTTCGTCTTCCGTACCGAGCGGCGTTGGGACGGCGCGGACGCGTGGGAGCCCGGCCCGTGGCTGCGCGTGGGCATCGAGCGCGACGAGCGTCCGCCGCTGGACCGGCTCGGCTGGCGTACGTACGACGGCGCGGAGGCAGCGGTCGGGTTCCGGGCGGCGATGGAGGGCTTCTACGGGCACTACCGGGCCGCCGACGGCGCGCCGGCGGAGTATCGCGGCGAGCTGGAACGGTGCGAGGCCGTCCAGGAAGCCGCGGTTCACCGGTTCCGCACGCAGGAGAGCCAGGGGGCGGACTGGCAGGCGGCGGGTGACTGGTGGCTGCTGCTCGAGGACGGCGACGCCCACGTGGAACGCCTGGACTGGCACGACCGGGCGGGCGCGTCCGGTTCGATCACCCTGCGGGCGACTTTCACCGAACCCGACGGTACGCGTGAGGTCACCGCCCTGGTCTGCACGGTACGGGCGCACCACGAGTACGAGGCGGTCGGCGAGATCGCCGACAACCTGCTGAACGACACGCACGCCAAGTGGCTGGGCGACTGGAGGACGGGCGCGTGGCTGAAGTTCCGTCTCGTGCGGCCGACTTTCGTCCAGTATTACGTGCTGGCCTCGGCGAACGACTGCCCGGACCGCGACCCGACGGCCTGGACGCTGTACGGGTCGAACGACGGCCGGCGATGGACCGCGCTCGACTCCCGTACCGGTGAGGTCTTCACCGGGCGACACCAGCCGCGAGGCTTCGCCGTGACCGGCACGGCCGGCGTGGGGTACCGGCACTACTGCCTCGAGATCACCGCGAACGCCGGTGCCGAGCACGTCCAGCTCTCCCAGGTCCGGTTGTTCGATACCGGTCCCGTCGCCGCGTACACCGGCTTCTTCGGCTACCGTCGGCGGGCGGGTCAGAGCCCGTCCGGTTTCCGTGGCACGCCGCCGGCATCCGCACCGGAAGGCGCGGGTTTGCGCACCGTCGAGGAGTGGCGTGCCTATCTGTCCGACTACAGTGCCGACATCATCCGGGTGACCCAGGGCCGCGAGCTGTGGAACGTCAGCGACGAGCAGCGGGCCGCGGGCTGGCTGGGATACGAGGGCGCGAGCGAAGAGCGGCTCGCGGCGCTGGAGGAGCGACTCGGCACCCGGCTTCCGCCCAGCTATCGCGCGTTCCTCGGCGCCTCCGACGGCTGGCTGCGACTGAGTTCGTTCATGTGGGAGATGCGCACGACCGACACCGTCGCCTGGCTCACCGAGACGGACGCCGCCCTGGCCGACTTCTACGACGAGGACGACGAAGAAGGCGCCGTCCTCGGCCGCTCGCTGCTGATCTCACAGGAGGGCGACGCCCAGTACTGGCTGCTCGATCCCGGCGACGTGTCCGACGACGGGGAGTGGGCGGCGTACATCTGGGCGAGCTGGTACCCGGGCCTGGGCGAGCGGCACGCGTCGTTCGCCGAGCTGGTCCGGGCGGAGCGCGCCGTCTTCGAGAGGCTCGAAGGCCACCGGGGCCACGGCGTACACCCGGAGGGCGCCGAGGACCTGGTCGCCCAGGGCCGCGAGCAGGCGCTGCGGGGCGAGGCCGAGCAGGCACTGGCGAGTTTCGAGCGCGCCGCGGTCAAGGGCTCGGGCGTCGGCATGTACCTCAAGACCATCCTGGGCGCCTTCCTCGACCTGGGGTCCGCCCACCACGAGATCCGCAACAACGTCTTCGGCCGGGACCACGTCATCGCAGCGATCGGCGAGGACCAGGTGCGGGCCGAGGCGCTTCCGCTGTACCTGCGCCGTACGGTGGAGGAGCACGGGCCGCTCGTCGGGCTGCCGCGGCTGGAGATCCTCGGTCGGCTCGTCCCCGAACTGGGCTTCTCGGCGGGCGAGTCCAACGACGACTGGATCGACCGCGCTGCCGCCCACGTGCCGCCCCGGCTGCCCGAACCGCCGGCCTTCCAACAGGCCCTGGACCTGGCCCGGTCACTCGCCGCGCGGGGCGACGACGAGGAAGCGTGGGCCGTCGTCGAGGCCGCCCTGCCGCACTGGCACTCCGACGACCCGCACCGCATCGCCCCGGTCATCCTGCTGACGGACCCGGTTCTGCGTGGCGTGGTCACTCCGCACCGGGCCCAGCTGATGGTAAGGATCCCCCGCGGAAAGGCCCTTGGAGGAGATACGCGCTGCTGA
- a CDS encoding Smr/MutS family protein: MTLTLDLHPLYRSDRDVDRAVREVIFKAAATKADRVEIIPGKGTGKLKARVLAMLRQPHLKKLYTRFEADPSNEGRIVVHFR, from the coding sequence ATGACTCTCACGCTCGACCTGCACCCGCTCTACCGGAGCGACCGCGACGTCGACCGCGCCGTCCGGGAAGTCATCTTCAAGGCGGCGGCGACCAAGGCCGACCGGGTGGAGATCATCCCGGGCAAGGGGACGGGCAAACTCAAGGCCCGCGTGCTGGCCATGCTGCGCCAGCCGCACCTGAAGAAGCTCTACACGCGCTTCGAGGCCGATCCGTCCAACGAGGGCCGGATCGTCGTCCACTTCAGGTGA